From Hippea alviniae EP5-r, the proteins below share one genomic window:
- the glmU gene encoding bifunctional UDP-N-acetylglucosamine diphosphorylase/glucosamine-1-phosphate N-acetyltransferase GlmU, whose protein sequence is MEAVILAAGKSTRMRSKTSKIFHSICGKPMIFYVVNALKSYKIHIVSNQSSKETLQEMFPNAKVHVQKEQKGTADALKSAIDYIEDDEFVVVNGDMPLIDRDDIEAARALMKLNNLDAVILTAVLDNPKGYGRIVRKDNCIEIVEEKNADEETKKIKEINSGIYLFKTKKAKEALPKIEENQLTGEYYLTDIISFLDSVDTMVVDFENILGVNTRKQLQEARKIIQRRIIDRFEYVTFVDSDNTYVNYDVEIGEDTIIYPNVHLRGKTKIGKGCIIENGSVIENSVIKDNVHIKPYSVIEESIIGDCCEIGPFAHLRPFSELDKYVRIGNFVETKKARIGKGTKASHLTYLGDAEIGEDVNVGCGTITCNYDGYRKNQTIIGDRVFIGSDVQLVAPVKVEHDALIAAGTTVTKDVEAFSLAISRTPQVNKPGWVKKYRKAMEKKLKEDKKS, encoded by the coding sequence ATGGAAGCTGTTATTTTAGCTGCTGGTAAGTCAACAAGAATGAGGTCAAAAACAAGTAAGATATTTCACAGTATATGTGGCAAACCTATGATTTTTTATGTCGTTAATGCACTTAAGAGTTATAAAATTCACATAGTTTCCAATCAATCAAGTAAAGAGACACTTCAAGAGATGTTTCCTAATGCTAAGGTTCATGTGCAAAAGGAACAGAAAGGCACAGCCGACGCCTTAAAAAGTGCTATAGATTACATAGAAGATGATGAGTTTGTCGTTGTAAATGGTGATATGCCGTTAATAGATAGAGATGATATAGAAGCTGCAAGGGCACTTATGAAGTTAAACAATTTAGATGCTGTTATACTTACTGCTGTTTTGGATAATCCCAAAGGATATGGCAGGATTGTTAGAAAGGATAACTGCATAGAGATTGTTGAAGAGAAGAATGCAGATGAAGAGACAAAAAAGATAAAAGAGATAAACAGCGGTATCTATCTGTTTAAAACCAAAAAAGCTAAAGAAGCCTTGCCAAAGATAGAAGAGAACCAGCTCACAGGCGAGTATTATCTTACAGATATAATATCATTTCTTGATAGTGTTGATACAATGGTCGTCGATTTTGAAAATATACTTGGTGTAAATACGAGAAAGCAGCTTCAGGAAGCAAGAAAGATTATTCAAAGGCGTATTATAGATAGGTTTGAATATGTTACATTTGTTGACAGTGATAATACATATGTGAATTATGATGTTGAAATTGGTGAAGATACGATTATATATCCCAATGTTCATCTGCGTGGCAAAACAAAAATAGGTAAAGGTTGCATAATAGAGAATGGTTCTGTAATAGAGAATTCTGTAATAAAAGATAATGTTCATATAAAACCCTACAGCGTTATAGAAGAAAGCATTATAGGAGATTGTTGTGAAATAGGTCCATTTGCACATCTAAGGCCGTTTAGTGAGCTTGATAAATATGTAAGAATAGGAAATTTTGTTGAAACAAAGAAAGCAAGGATAGGAAAAGGGACAAAGGCAAGCCATCTAACATATCTTGGCGATGCAGAAATCGGAGAAGATGTAAATGTCGGATGTGGGACAATAACATGTAATTACGACGGATACAGAAAGAATCAAACGATTATAGGTGATAGAGTGTTTATAGGCTCTGATGTTCAGCTTGTTGCACCTGTTAAGGTCGAGCATGACGCTTTAATAGCTGCTGGAACAACTGTAACGAAGGATGTGGAAGCCTTCTCTCTTGCCATCTCACGCACACCACAGGTTAACAAACCGGGATGGGTAAAGAAATACAGAAAAGCAATGGAGAAGAAACTCAAAGAAGATAAAAAATCTTAA
- a CDS encoding cobyrinate a,c-diamide synthase, with the protein MRKPAFIIAADRSGSGKTTITVGLLHTLKEKGYSIAPFKCGPDYIDTAHLTCASGSFAYNLDSIMLSRAELKDTFFENLIQADIGIVEGVMGLFDGIESYTFKASTYDIAKILNLPVVIVIDASKCSASIVASVKGFEELAREIKINGVIINNIGSSIHEKLVRDAIRNHSSLKILGIIPKNRELTLRSRHLGLKVAEETEKEEYEKIAEHIGKYANIDEIIRLSEIEFEYEIKHATTIKSKTALIAYDKAFNFYYQNNLRELEKMGYNLKFFSPLKNETVDNADFVYLGGGYPELYAERLSKSVKTIKSIAEHINSDKPLIAECGGMMLLSEGIYIDDEFYKMAKVFNVKIKMSKRRKALGYVKVKDLTKTFLEGPVFGHEFHYSYYTQIDEQFSFELKKLTDGTVYKDGLMKNRAIASYVHFLFSKKFLKNLCGGVL; encoded by the coding sequence ATGAGAAAGCCAGCCTTCATCATAGCCGCAGACAGAAGCGGTTCTGGTAAAACAACTATAACAGTTGGATTGCTTCACACTCTTAAAGAAAAGGGTTATTCTATAGCGCCATTTAAGTGCGGCCCTGACTATATAGACACTGCCCATTTGACTTGTGCATCTGGTTCTTTTGCCTATAACCTTGACAGCATAATGCTAAGCAGAGCAGAGCTTAAAGACACCTTTTTTGAGAATCTCATACAAGCGGATATAGGCATTGTAGAAGGCGTTATGGGACTATTTGACGGAATAGAGTCATACACATTCAAAGCAAGCACATACGACATTGCAAAGATATTGAATCTGCCAGTTGTTATAGTAATTGATGCTTCTAAATGTTCTGCATCTATTGTGGCTTCAGTAAAAGGTTTTGAAGAGTTAGCAAGAGAAATAAAAATAAATGGCGTCATTATAAACAACATAGGAAGCTCGATACACGAAAAATTGGTAAGGGATGCTATAAGAAACCACTCGTCTCTGAAAATTTTAGGAATAATCCCAAAGAATAGAGAGTTGACATTACGCTCAAGGCATCTTGGACTTAAGGTTGCAGAAGAGACAGAGAAAGAAGAGTATGAAAAAATCGCAGAACACATAGGCAAATATGCAAATATAGATGAAATAATAAGGCTCTCTGAGATTGAGTTTGAATATGAAATTAAGCATGCCACAACCATAAAAAGCAAAACAGCACTCATAGCTTACGATAAAGCCTTCAACTTTTACTATCAAAACAATTTAAGAGAACTTGAGAAAATGGGATATAATTTAAAATTTTTCTCGCCGCTTAAAAACGAAACGGTGGACAACGCCGACTTTGTGTATTTAGGCGGCGGATATCCAGAGTTATACGCAGAACGGCTATCTAAGAGTGTAAAAACCATTAAAAGTATAGCAGAACATATAAACTCAGATAAGCCACTGATAGCCGAATGTGGCGGAATGATGCTTTTATCAGAAGGTATATACATAGACGATGAATTTTACAAAATGGCTAAAGTTTTCAATGTAAAAATAAAAATGAGCAAGAGAAGAAAAGCTCTTGGTTATGTTAAGGTAAAAGACTTAACAAAGACATTTTTAGAAGGGCCTGTATTTGGGCATGAGTTTCATTACTCATACTATACCCAGATAGATGAACAGTTCAGCTTTGAGCTTAAAAAATTGACCGATGGAACAGTTTATAAAGATGGACTTATGAAAAATAGAGCCATAGCAAGTTATGTACACTTTCTATTCTCTAAAAAGTTTTTAAAAAATCTCTGTGGAGGTGTTTTATGA
- the glmS gene encoding glutamine--fructose-6-phosphate transaminase (isomerizing), protein MCGIVGYSGDKKALPILLEGLKSLEYRGYDSAGISLKTQNGIQTIKTKGKIIDLITLITESKIDTSATVGIGHTRWATHGMPNTKNAHPHTTENVALVHNGIIENYREIEAFLKSKGFKKQTDTDTETIAILVEFYLKEGMGFKDAFVEAVKRLKGSFAIASISETDDYIMIAKHESPLVIGVSNGETFIASDVTALIEYTNEFIFLNDGDIAIINKGDFEIFDANLNRVKRNTEKIEWSKEKAQKGGYKHFMIKEIAEEDEAVRNTIQSRIDEDGNVILDELKAETDFLKNIDRITIVACGTSYYAGLSAKPILEKYTGVKVDVEIGSEFRYYDYIYSKNNLFIAISQSGETADTKEPLKMARDKGIKTVSIVNVKESAIARISDHCIYTLAGPEISVASTKAFVSQLAVLYLLAFYIGSLKGKDTRDKAKYLLKIPSKIKEAFELTEPKTKQIAKDYHIYKNFLYLGRGLNYPIALEGALKLKEISYIHAEGYPAGEMKHGPIALIDEKTPTVIVAHSLEPLYSKSLSNCEEIKSRMGKIILISDKVSPLADETVKMPEIDYEFLPFTFVVPLQLLAYYIALFLGNDIDQPRNLAKSVTVE, encoded by the coding sequence ATGTGTGGAATTGTTGGATATTCAGGAGACAAAAAAGCCCTTCCTATACTTCTTGAAGGCTTGAAATCCTTAGAGTATAGGGGGTATGATTCTGCTGGTATCTCTTTAAAGACGCAAAACGGTATTCAAACGATAAAAACAAAGGGTAAAATCATAGATTTAATAACACTAATCACAGAGAGCAAGATAGACACTTCAGCGACTGTTGGTATAGGTCATACGCGCTGGGCAACTCATGGTATGCCGAACACGAAGAATGCCCATCCACATACAACCGAAAATGTGGCATTAGTTCACAACGGTATTATTGAGAATTACAGAGAGATTGAGGCATTTTTAAAAAGTAAAGGGTTTAAAAAGCAAACAGACACAGACACAGAGACGATAGCTATTCTTGTTGAGTTCTATTTAAAAGAAGGAATGGGTTTTAAAGATGCTTTTGTTGAAGCAGTAAAGAGATTAAAGGGCAGCTTTGCTATTGCATCTATAAGTGAAACAGATGATTATATAATGATTGCAAAGCATGAGAGCCCACTTGTCATTGGCGTGTCAAATGGTGAAACATTTATAGCAAGCGATGTTACGGCTCTCATTGAATACACAAACGAGTTTATATTCTTAAATGATGGCGACATAGCAATAATAAACAAAGGTGATTTTGAGATATTCGATGCAAACTTAAATAGAGTTAAAAGGAATACAGAGAAGATAGAGTGGTCAAAGGAAAAGGCTCAAAAGGGTGGCTATAAGCATTTCATGATAAAAGAGATTGCAGAAGAAGATGAAGCCGTAAGGAATACAATTCAATCAAGGATAGATGAAGATGGTAATGTGATTCTCGATGAGCTCAAAGCTGAAACAGATTTTCTAAAAAACATAGATAGAATAACGATTGTTGCTTGTGGAACGAGTTATTATGCAGGATTGTCTGCAAAGCCAATTCTTGAGAAATACACAGGCGTTAAGGTTGATGTTGAGATAGGCAGCGAATTCAGATATTATGACTATATCTATTCAAAGAACAATCTGTTTATTGCCATATCTCAATCTGGAGAAACAGCAGATACAAAAGAACCCTTAAAAATGGCAAGAGATAAGGGAATAAAGACAGTCTCGATAGTCAATGTTAAAGAGAGTGCTATAGCCCGTATATCTGACCATTGTATTTATACGCTTGCAGGTCCAGAGATAAGCGTTGCTTCAACAAAAGCTTTTGTCAGTCAGTTAGCGGTTTTGTATCTTCTTGCATTCTATATCGGTAGCCTGAAAGGTAAAGACACAAGGGATAAAGCAAAGTATCTGCTTAAAATCCCATCAAAAATCAAGGAAGCATTTGAATTAACAGAACCAAAAACAAAACAGATAGCAAAAGATTACCATATTTATAAAAACTTTCTCTACTTAGGCAGAGGCCTAAACTATCCTATAGCATTGGAAGGTGCTTTGAAGCTAAAAGAGATATCCTATATCCATGCAGAAGGATATCCAGCTGGTGAGATGAAACATGGCCCTATCGCTTTAATTGATGAGAAGACACCAACGGTTATTGTTGCCCACTCTTTAGAGCCTTTATACTCAAAAAGTCTGTCGAACTGCGAAGAGATAAAATCGAGAATGGGTAAGATTATACTCATAAGCGACAAAGTCAGCCCTTTGGCTGATGAAACCGTAAAGATGCCCGAGATAGACTATGAGTTTTTGCCGTTTACATTTGTCGTTCCGTTGCAACTTTTGGCATATTACATAGCCCTATTCTTGGGTAATGATATAGACCAACCAAGAAACTTGGCAAAAAGCGTTACGGTAGAATGA
- the purH gene encoding bifunctional phosphoribosylaminoimidazolecarboxamide formyltransferase/IMP cyclohydrolase: MEKAALISVSDKKGVVDFAKFLQDKGYRILSTGLTGRLLKDNGVDVIFIEDYTSSKEILGGRVKTLHPLVHAGILFKRDDNEHVETVNSLGAFSIDIVVVNLYPFEETALSTDDLDKLIENIDIGGPTLLRAAAKNYRHVLVVSDPDDYKAVMENFDKIDEDFRKRMALKVFSLTSYYDGVIVDKLSENRFSFFNNSISLKILNRLRYGENPHQEAFFAKNPLFEGLADLIQLNGKELSYNNILDIDVAYRMMLERENTMCTIIKHNTPCGVAENEDVLKAYGNALACDPVSAFGGIIGINTTVNEELAKRIAERFYEVVVAFDYDEKALEILKTKKNLRVIKVPKVKSEFWEIRTVVGGYLIQQNDALSEFKYEVVSKKQPTEEQLKDLEFAFFVAKFTKSNAIVYAKDGMTKAIGGGQTSRIDSAKFAAARAKELNIDLKGSVMASDGFFPFRDSVDFAAGLGVEAIVEPGGSIRDKESIEAADEHDVALIFTHTRHFRH, from the coding sequence ATGGAAAAAGCGGCGCTTATTAGTGTTTCAGACAAAAAGGGTGTTGTTGATTTTGCTAAATTCCTTCAGGATAAGGGCTATAGGATATTATCGACAGGTTTAACAGGCAGACTGCTTAAAGATAACGGCGTTGATGTAATTTTCATAGAAGATTACACATCTTCAAAGGAGATTTTGGGTGGCAGGGTAAAGACACTTCATCCGCTTGTTCATGCTGGTATCCTTTTCAAAAGAGACGATAATGAGCATGTAGAGACTGTTAATAGTCTTGGTGCTTTTTCAATCGATATAGTTGTGGTTAATCTTTATCCGTTTGAAGAAACGGCTCTATCAACGGATGATTTAGATAAGCTTATAGAGAATATAGATATTGGTGGGCCTACACTTCTTAGAGCTGCAGCGAAGAATTATAGGCATGTGCTTGTTGTCTCAGATCCAGACGACTATAAGGCAGTTATGGAGAACTTTGACAAGATAGATGAAGACTTCAGAAAGAGAATGGCTTTAAAGGTTTTCTCTTTGACATCGTACTACGACGGCGTAATTGTTGATAAGTTATCAGAAAATAGATTCTCGTTTTTCAATAATTCTATATCGTTGAAAATTTTAAACAGGTTAAGATACGGAGAAAATCCGCATCAGGAAGCATTTTTTGCTAAAAATCCGCTGTTTGAAGGTTTGGCAGACCTTATTCAGCTTAATGGCAAGGAGCTCTCATACAATAACATTCTGGACATAGATGTTGCATACAGGATGATGCTTGAAAGAGAAAATACAATGTGTACTATCATAAAACACAATACGCCGTGCGGTGTTGCTGAAAATGAAGATGTTTTAAAGGCTTATGGGAATGCTTTGGCTTGTGATCCTGTAAGTGCATTTGGCGGGATAATAGGCATAAATACGACTGTTAACGAAGAGCTTGCAAAAAGGATAGCTGAAAGATTTTACGAAGTTGTTGTTGCTTTTGATTACGACGAGAAGGCTTTGGAGATACTGAAAACAAAAAAGAATTTAAGAGTTATAAAGGTTCCAAAGGTAAAAAGTGAATTCTGGGAGATAAGAACTGTCGTTGGTGGCTATCTGATTCAGCAAAACGATGCTTTGAGTGAGTTTAAATACGAAGTTGTTAGTAAAAAACAGCCGACAGAAGAGCAGCTCAAAGACCTTGAGTTTGCGTTCTTTGTTGCCAAATTCACCAAATCCAATGCCATCGTGTATGCTAAGGATGGTATGACAAAGGCGATTGGTGGTGGTCAAACATCAAGAATAGACTCGGCAAAATTCGCAGCTGCAAGGGCTAAAGAGTTGAATATAGATTTGAAAGGCTCTGTTATGGCATCTGATGGCTTTTTCCCATTTAGGGATAGTGTTGATTTTGCTGCAGGCTTGGGTGTTGAAGCGATAGTTGAGCCTGGTGGTTCTATAAGGGATAAAGAGTCGATAGAAGCAGCAGATGAGCACGATGTAGCGTTAATATTCACACATACAAGGCACTTTAGACACTAA
- a CDS encoding chloride channel protein, giving the protein MKVSIFSEIGFIIKNLKHSQTSKMLIYASIVGVLAGLGAIVFFVLLDLTSVMVMNHLAGFPLTHPTNEEPLIPLVHKPFNRVIFLIVITVGGFLSGLLMQLLAEETKGGGTGEVVKAYHNNKPIRKRVPFVKLLVSVISLGVGGAGGREGPAAQIGAGFGYQIGRLFHLTDKEKRILMLAGLAGGVGAIFRSPMGAAIYASEVLYKDIDFEYEALLPAAISSIIAYSIFSAKFGWVHMFSTPPLMFHNPIELISYTILAFICAISAILFINIFNTTADTFEKLKTPLYIKTALGGFIVGLFAFLLPNSAGMGYGIMQNAFLNKTSFTILLLLGFVRMITTSVTLGSGNSVGLFAPTLVIGTAIGGGIGGLLKTIAPSMVVNPASFAIVGMAGFFAATNKTPLSIIIVVAEITGNYELIVPSMWVVAISFLLTTRYSIERHQVKNRAHSPIHKYEYVRDVLEGIKVKDLMKKDFISVNNSTNLAKIYEILSDAKQTDIPVLDENDKLQGIVTLHVLKSILGESEIADFLVAEDVANKDVVTTTEMENLNTLLHKIGFKEINTVPVLDQNGKVVGIITRRDIIKAYNDATEQLHNQST; this is encoded by the coding sequence ATGAAAGTATCTATATTTTCAGAGATTGGCTTTATTATAAAGAATCTAAAACATTCGCAAACAAGCAAGATGCTTATATATGCTTCTATTGTAGGTGTATTAGCTGGACTTGGGGCTATAGTGTTTTTTGTGCTGCTTGATTTAACAAGTGTGATGGTTATGAATCACCTTGCTGGATTTCCACTTACTCATCCGACAAATGAAGAACCGCTTATTCCTCTTGTGCATAAGCCTTTTAATAGGGTGATATTTCTTATAGTTATAACTGTTGGTGGATTTCTAAGCGGTTTGCTTATGCAGTTGCTTGCAGAAGAGACAAAAGGTGGTGGCACCGGAGAAGTTGTAAAAGCTTACCACAACAACAAACCGATAAGAAAAAGGGTGCCATTTGTGAAACTTTTGGTGTCTGTAATCTCTTTGGGTGTTGGTGGTGCAGGCGGAAGGGAAGGACCAGCGGCACAAATTGGTGCAGGTTTTGGTTATCAGATAGGAAGGTTATTCCATTTAACAGACAAAGAGAAACGCATACTGATGCTTGCAGGACTTGCAGGTGGTGTTGGCGCAATCTTTAGAAGTCCGATGGGTGCTGCAATCTATGCATCCGAGGTTCTATATAAAGATATCGATTTTGAGTATGAAGCTCTGCTTCCTGCTGCAATCTCGTCAATTATAGCATACTCTATATTCTCTGCTAAGTTTGGTTGGGTTCATATGTTCTCAACGCCGCCACTAATGTTTCACAACCCGATAGAGCTTATCTCGTACACTATCCTTGCCTTCATCTGTGCAATAAGTGCTATTCTTTTTATAAACATATTCAATACGACGGCAGATACATTTGAGAAACTAAAAACGCCCTTGTATATAAAGACGGCTCTTGGCGGGTTTATAGTTGGTTTGTTTGCTTTTTTATTGCCGAACAGTGCTGGTATGGGATACGGCATCATGCAGAATGCGTTTTTAAACAAGACAAGTTTTACAATTCTGCTTCTGCTTGGATTTGTTAGGATGATAACAACATCTGTAACATTGGGAAGTGGAAACTCCGTTGGCTTGTTTGCCCCAACGCTTGTTATAGGCACGGCTATAGGTGGTGGAATAGGCGGGCTTTTAAAAACCATAGCACCGTCTATGGTTGTAAATCCTGCATCATTTGCCATTGTTGGTATGGCTGGTTTTTTTGCCGCAACAAACAAAACACCGCTTTCCATCATTATTGTAGTTGCAGAAATAACAGGTAATTATGAGCTTATAGTCCCGTCTATGTGGGTTGTTGCCATAAGTTTTCTTCTGACAACAAGATACAGCATAGAGAGACATCAGGTTAAAAACAGGGCTCACTCACCCATTCATAAATACGAATATGTCCGTGATGTTTTAGAAGGTATAAAGGTTAAGGATCTAATGAAGAAAGATTTTATCAGCGTAAACAACTCGACCAATTTGGCTAAGATTTATGAGATTCTATCTGATGCAAAGCAGACGGATATACCTGTTCTTGATGAGAATGACAAGCTTCAAGGGATAGTAACCTTGCATGTGCTTAAATCTATTCTTGGTGAAAGTGAGATAGCGGACTTTCTTGTTGCTGAAGATGTGGCAAATAAGGATGTTGTTACAACAACTGAAATGGAAAACCTAAACACCCTGCTCCACAAGATAGGCTTTAAGGAGATAAATACAGTTCCGGTATTAGACCAGAACGGCAAAGTTGTGGGCATAATTACGAGAAGGGATATAATAAAGGCATACAACGATGCAACAGAGCAATTACATAATCAATCCACTTAA
- a CDS encoding precorrin-2 dehydrogenase/sirohydrochlorin ferrochelatase family protein, translating to MCYPLFFKFSGRNILVFGAGKVALRKVKSILSLTKPNMTIISLDFEDGFYSLPVKLVKKKASISDITADYDFIFICTNDRKLNHTLFLKAKELSIPVNVADNQNECDFFTSATIKFGDIVIAISTQGKNPSKSKEFKEKLLKALKSIDF from the coding sequence ATGTGCTATCCCTTATTTTTCAAGTTTAGTGGCAGAAATATTTTAGTCTTTGGAGCAGGTAAAGTTGCTTTAAGAAAGGTAAAATCCATTTTGTCTTTAACAAAACCCAACATGACAATTATCTCTTTAGACTTTGAAGATGGGTTTTACAGTCTGCCTGTTAAATTGGTAAAAAAGAAAGCTTCAATCTCAGATATAACAGCTGATTACGACTTTATCTTTATCTGCACAAACGATAGAAAACTAAACCACACTCTATTTTTAAAAGCAAAAGAGCTCTCTATTCCCGTTAATGTTGCAGATAACCAAAATGAGTGCGACTTTTTTACCTCGGCTACGATAAAGTTTGGAGATATTGTAATAGCTATCTCGACGCAGGGCAAAAACCCATCAAAAAGCAAAGAATTCAAAGAAAAGCTTCTAAAGGCTCTAAAAAGTATTGATTTTTAA
- a CDS encoding chloride channel protein, whose translation MLSEDALKQGKLLFYATIVGVITGIGAVSFLVTTHFFSINLLHNIAGYPIHEPKGEPVLFRQIHKEFSPFLLVLITTVGGLLSGILVYTFAPEAEGHGTDAAIEAYHRKNGIIKPIVPIVKMIASAITLGSGGSGGREGPIAQIGAGFGSFFATKLNLSAKERRILLASGMGAGVGAIFHAPMAGAIFASEVLYKEPEMEGEVFIYTVVASIVAYSIFSMFFGWKPLFFTPVFEFTNPVELISYAVLAVVSGVFAIFYIKVFYRVRDIFKKIPIVPHIKPAIGGFIVGLIGIAVPQAISTGYGVIQGAIDGTATIQLLILVAFLKVFATSFTISSGGSAGVFGPSMVIGGSLGGAVGLALHYVSAILVSQPAAFVLVGMVSFFSAAANTPFSTIVMVTEMTGNYHLIVPAIWSATISYIIAQKWTIYEKQEKNRKLSDAHRIEFARDMLEEIKVQDILKKDFHYVLPDAPIDKIFSLLSEIQDEDLLVIDRSDRLRGIITMRVLKSMLAESEIPNILIAEDVANTRLITTTVDENLHTLMHKIGFKEINTIPVVDIRYKDRVIGVVKRTDIIKKYSEIQEEIYKNV comes from the coding sequence ATGCTTTCGGAAGATGCCCTAAAACAGGGCAAATTGCTGTTTTATGCAACCATAGTTGGTGTTATAACGGGTATAGGTGCTGTATCGTTCCTTGTTACAACGCATTTTTTCAGCATCAATCTTCTGCATAATATAGCAGGATATCCAATACATGAACCAAAGGGTGAACCTGTACTATTTAGGCAAATTCATAAGGAGTTTTCTCCTTTTCTGCTTGTTTTGATAACAACAGTTGGCGGGCTGTTGTCTGGTATTTTGGTTTACACATTTGCACCAGAAGCCGAAGGACACGGAACGGATGCTGCAATAGAAGCATATCATAGAAAAAATGGCATAATAAAACCAATTGTTCCAATTGTTAAAATGATAGCATCTGCCATAACGCTTGGTAGTGGTGGCTCGGGTGGAAGAGAAGGTCCTATAGCTCAAATAGGTGCAGGTTTTGGCTCATTTTTTGCAACAAAGCTAAATTTATCGGCAAAAGAGAGAAGAATCCTGCTTGCAAGCGGTATGGGTGCTGGCGTTGGTGCCATATTTCATGCTCCTATGGCTGGCGCTATATTTGCAAGCGAAGTGCTTTACAAAGAGCCAGAGATGGAAGGTGAAGTATTTATATATACTGTTGTTGCTTCTATCGTTGCATACTCTATATTTAGTATGTTTTTTGGCTGGAAACCGCTTTTTTTCACTCCCGTTTTTGAGTTTACAAATCCTGTTGAGCTAATTTCTTATGCTGTTTTAGCTGTTGTCTCTGGTGTTTTTGCCATTTTTTATATAAAGGTGTTTTACAGGGTAAGGGATATATTCAAAAAGATACCAATAGTTCCACATATAAAACCTGCTATTGGTGGTTTTATAGTTGGGCTTATTGGAATAGCAGTGCCGCAGGCTATATCAACGGGTTATGGTGTTATTCAGGGTGCTATTGATGGGACGGCAACCATTCAGCTTCTTATCCTTGTTGCGTTTTTGAAGGTGTTTGCAACTTCGTTTACAATATCAAGTGGTGGAAGTGCGGGTGTGTTTGGGCCTTCTATGGTTATAGGTGGCTCTTTGGGCGGTGCTGTTGGTCTTGCTCTGCATTATGTATCCGCTATACTTGTTAGCCAGCCAGCAGCATTTGTTCTGGTTGGAATGGTTAGTTTTTTCTCTGCTGCAGCCAATACGCCGTTTTCAACTATTGTAATGGTTACTGAGATGACGGGTAATTACCATTTGATTGTGCCTGCTATCTGGTCTGCAACTATCAGCTATATCATTGCTCAGAAATGGACGATATATGAGAAGCAAGAAAAAAATAGAAAATTGTCAGATGCCCACAGAATTGAGTTTGCAAGAGACATGCTTGAAGAGATAAAGGTTCAAGATATTTTGAAAAAGGATTTTCACTATGTTCTGCCAGATGCACCTATAGATAAGATATTCTCGCTGCTCTCCGAAATTCAGGATGAAGATTTACTTGTTATCGACAGAAGCGACAGGTTGAGAGGCATAATAACAATGAGGGTTTTAAAGTCTATGCTGGCAGAGAGTGAGATACCAAACATATTGATAGCTGAAGATGTTGCAAATACGAGACTCATAACTACAACAGTAGATGAGAATCTTCATACTCTTATGCACAAGATAGGTTTTAAAGAGATAAATACAATACCTGTTGTTGATATTCGTTATAAAGATAGGGTTATAGGTGTTGTGAAAAGAACTGACATAATCAAGAAATACTCTGAAATTCAAGAAGAAATTTACAAGAATGTTTGA